In Kangiella koreensis DSM 16069, a single window of DNA contains:
- the ahpC gene encoding alkyl hydroperoxide reductase subunit C, protein MALINTEIKPFKATAFKNGEFVEVSNKDIEGKWAVFFFYPADFTFVCPTELGDLADHYEDLQSRGVEVFSVSTDTHFTHKAWHETSDTIGKINYAMIGDPTGEITRNFDVMREGQGLADRGTFVVDPDGVIQVMEITAEGVGRDAEELVRKIKAAQYVRNNPGQVCPAAWKEGEETLAPSLDLVGKI, encoded by the coding sequence ATGGCACTTATCAACACTGAAATTAAACCATTTAAAGCCACAGCTTTTAAAAATGGAGAATTCGTTGAAGTTTCTAACAAAGACATCGAAGGCAAATGGGCAGTATTTTTCTTCTACCCAGCTGATTTCACTTTCGTCTGCCCTACAGAGCTTGGCGATTTGGCTGATCACTACGAAGACCTACAAAGCCGTGGCGTAGAAGTGTTCTCAGTTTCAACTGACACACACTTCACCCACAAAGCATGGCACGAGACTTCAGACACCATTGGCAAAATTAACTATGCCATGATCGGTGACCCAACGGGCGAAATCACCCGTAACTTTGACGTTATGCGCGAAGGGCAAGGTCTAGCAGACCGCGGAACTTTCGTAGTTGACCCTGATGGCGTCATCCAAGTGATGGAAATCACTGCTGAAGGTGTTGGCCGTGACGCTGAAGAGTTGGTTCGTAAGATTAAAGCCGCTCAATACGTACGCAACAACCCAGGTCAGGTTTGCCCAGCAGCCTGGAAAGAAGGTGAAGAAACTCTTGCTCCTTCATTAGACCTGGTAGGCAAAATCTAA
- a CDS encoding hydrogen peroxide-inducible genes activator — MLSFKQLTYALAAEETLHFKKAADKCHVSQSALSTALSQLEEQLGVQIFERDNKKVLVTPIGREVLDRAREIVAQVNSLQNLSSSLKEPLSFPLSVGVIPTIAPYLLPKMFPILNQRYPNAELRIVEEQSHVLVEKVRKGELDTAILALPYACDGLLTMEFWQEDFYWVTLKGDKYSQQKEITSDEMMHSNLMLLKEGHCLKDHILDACKLSKEQTEHGFGATSLNTLIQMVLGKLGTTLIPDMALDQLISQNKELTAVHLKEPGPHRRIAFIIRPNFTRLSSVEALKQVCRDALAGQNA; from the coding sequence ATGCTTTCATTCAAACAGCTCACTTATGCTCTGGCGGCCGAAGAAACCTTACACTTCAAGAAGGCAGCTGATAAATGCCACGTTAGTCAGTCGGCGCTAAGCACGGCTCTTAGCCAGCTGGAAGAACAGCTGGGCGTGCAGATATTTGAGCGAGACAATAAAAAAGTGCTGGTAACGCCAATTGGCAGAGAGGTACTGGATCGCGCCCGCGAAATCGTAGCTCAGGTCAACTCATTGCAAAATCTATCTTCAAGCCTGAAAGAACCATTGAGCTTTCCTTTATCCGTTGGAGTAATCCCAACCATTGCCCCTTATTTACTGCCCAAAATGTTCCCGATTTTGAACCAACGCTATCCGAACGCAGAATTACGGATTGTCGAAGAGCAATCGCATGTATTGGTCGAAAAGGTACGAAAAGGCGAACTGGATACCGCGATCCTGGCCTTACCCTATGCCTGTGATGGTTTACTGACCATGGAGTTTTGGCAGGAGGATTTTTATTGGGTGACGTTAAAAGGGGATAAGTACAGTCAGCAAAAAGAAATTACCAGCGATGAGATGATGCACAGCAATCTGATGCTGCTTAAAGAAGGACATTGCCTGAAAGACCATATTCTGGATGCCTGTAAATTAAGCAAAGAACAGACAGAACACGGCTTTGGCGCGACCAGCCTGAATACTCTGATCCAGATGGTGCTGGGTAAGCTAGGAACGACATTAATCCCGGATATGGCGCTTGATCAGCTGATTTCACAAAATAAAGAATTAACCGCGGTGCATTTGAAAGAACCAGGCCCGCATCGTCGCATTGCCTTTATCATTCGCCCAAACTTTACCCGTCTATCGAGCGTTGAAGCCCTGAAGCAAGTCTGCAGAGACGCTTTGGCTGGGCAGAATGCCTAA